Genomic segment of Apium graveolens cultivar Ventura chromosome 7, ASM990537v1, whole genome shotgun sequence:
TTTATTTTAGAATGAGAGAGTAAGAGAATAGCTATTACTCCATGTTCTTGCATGCTCCGCCATATATTTTGAGTTATAGCAACACACGTGCTAAAACCAGCGAGTCTTGCTCTGAATATCTTAATTTCTGATAATTCAACAAGATAAAATGGTTAGAATTATAATAGTGTTCATAGTGTTCTCAAACAGATGCACAAACAAAAAAAGTTATTTTAGTACAAATAACTTCGAAAAATGAGCACAGTTTTTCAATATTACCTCAACGGTGAGGGAAATAGTGTCTTTCACACCATTATTCACATTTGTGGACCAAAAAAACTATAATTATCGTAAAACTTGTTTCTGGTGCGTGTTCATATGCCGAGAGAAAGATGATAACAATTTAtgaagaaaaggaaagcaagagtAAATTTTCTATATAACCTGTGGGTACAGAACCTGGGTGTTTCTGAGAGGGAGTCGAAGGGTGTGCACTAATCTCTTCCTTCACATTCTCATTTTGCTCATTTGATGCCGATGAACTGGTATGATTCTCGTTAGACGACTCTGATAAGGGAAATTTTTCCATATTAGATAATAACAATTTATGAAAAAAAAAGTAAGAGTAAGTTTTTTATATAACCTGTGGGTACAAAAGGTTGGCGTTTCTGGGAGACAGTGGAAGAGGGTCCAGTAATTTCTTCTGTCACATCCTTATCATTCGGAGCTAATAAATTTGTATCATCCTTGTTAAACGACTTTGGTACAGGGCATTTTGCCGTATCGCTGGTGGCTATGACCTCGGAATAAGTTACAGTAACCTTGTATGCGCCAACAAGGAGAGCTAATATGGATATGATGACAATGCTAAGAAGCCAAAAGGGGTTGTAAAATCCAGTTCCGGTTAGGACCTTTCCTGGGGCTGGGTATTCAAATATTACTTTCCCAAAGCATACACAAAGCATGTAATAAATTGTTACCGCGACAATACTTAATAGTGTTGCTTTCTTCACTGTCTGGGATTCTGAAGGCATAGATCTGACCGTTTTCTGTTTGTTTATGTTACACACATGTTAATTTAAATTAATTCACCAGAAAATAAATATAACTAAAATATTATATGAAATAATGTTGGCCAAagaaaaattatttaaagttgCCTAAATTTCAATAAGAATGAAAAAGTAAAAGTTGGCAAAGTTGGAAGTATCTATTACTCCAAAATCTTGCAAGCTCCTCCAGAGCTTTTGTGTTATAGCAACAACACCCCTGATTAAACCAGTAAGTCCTCTTCTGAATTTCTGATTTTCTGATCATTTAAAAGATGAACGGTTAGAATTAATGTAGTGTTCATAACGTTCTCGGACAGATATACAATAAAACAAAGTTATTTTGTTATTAAGAGTTTGTTTACTTTGGACGATGAGCACAGATTTTCAATATAAGTTCAGACGCGGGTGAAATAGTTTCCTTCACGCCATTTTTCTCATTTGTGGACTAAAAATTACTGCAATTATCGTAACATGTTTTTCTTGTGTGTGTTCATATTCAGAGTGCAAGATGATTACAATTTAAGGAGAAGAAAAAATATCAATTTTTATATGTAACCTGTGGCTGCAAAATGTTCGCCTTCTTGAAGGACCTGAGAAGAGTCTACGGTAAGTCCTTTCTTTACATTCTCCTCGTTTGGAGATGATGGCCGCAAGAAAAGTATTTTCATATTACCCGTGGCAACAACCCTGGAAGCGTGTACACTAGCTTCTTTCTCCAGATTGTCCTCCAGAGTATTGATTTCCTGCATCACATTCTCCGAATTCGAAACCAATGAATTTTTATGATTCTTCTTAGATGAATCTGGCAAGGAGAATTTTTTCATATCACCCATTGCAAAAACCTTAGAAGAGTATGCGGTGGCTTTTTTCATCACACTCATAGTCAAAGATAAAGATAACTTAGGAAGATGAAATATTAGGAGCAACTTTTTGAAATAATCGCCGACTGCGAAATGTTGGCGTTCGTCAGAGACCTTGGGATAAGGTGCAGTAGTACCTTCATTCCCATTATGATTATTTGGAGATGATGAATCGGTATGAACCTTGTCAGATGACTCCTCTGAGGAACGTACTTCCGAATTACTCGTGGTTACAACCTTGGAAGAGGGTACATAAGCTTCTTTCTTCCCATTGTCCGAATTACTCGTGGTTACAGCCTCAGAAGAGGATACGCTAGCATCTCTCTTCACATTGATCTCATTTGTACGCAATGAAGCAATGTGATTCTTGTCAGACAACTCTACTGGTGGGGGTACTTCCTCCTTTGAACCCAATGAACTGTGATGATCCTTGTTAGAGGACTCCGGTGAAACGTTTTTTATCACATGTGAAGTGATAGAAAAGATCAATTTAGAAAGATAACAAGGTAAGGCCAATGTTTTAATATAAATTCTGGTTGACAAACATTTGCTTTGGTGAGAGACCTTGGAAGAGTTTGCAATAGGTTCTTCCTTCACACTATCCTCATTTGGAGTCGATGAATCGGTATGATCACCCTTGGCTATTACCTCGGAGGAGGTTGTAATAGGTTCTTCCATCACATTCTCCTTATCACTATGTTCCGATTCAAAGTGATCTATGCTAAATGACTCCGCTGAGGAAAATTCTTTCGTATTATGTCTAGGTGAGACCTCCTCAGAAGTGGGTATTGTGATTTTATCTTTCATGGTTTTGGATTTCAGAGGGAGATTTCTGATTGTATTCTGTATATTGAACATGTACGTTAAATGTAATTAGTTCACCAGAAAAATAAAATCCGCATAATAGATAATAAATGAAATAATATTTCACCAAAATAAAATTGATTCAAGTAgctataattttattttaaaatgagAGAGTAAGAGTAGGCAATAGCTATTACTCCATGTTCTTGCAAGCTCCGCCATATATTTTGAGTTATAGCAATACACGTGCTAAAACCAGCGAGTCTTGCTCTGAATGTCTTAATTTCTGACAATTCAACAAGATAAAATGGTTAGAATCATAATAGTGTTCATAATGTTCTCGAACAGATGTACAAGAAAAAAAGTTATTTTAGTACAAATAACTTCGGATAATGAGCACAGTTTTTCAATATTACCTCAACGGTGAGGGGAAATAGTGTCTTTCACACCATTATTCACATTTGTGGaccaaaaaaattataattatcgTAAAACTTGTTTTTGGTGTGTGTTCATATGCAGAGAGAAAGATGATTACAATTTATGAAGAAAAGGGAAGTAAGAGTAAATTTGCTATATAACCTGTGGGTACAGAACCTGGGTGTTTCTGAGAGGGAGTGTAAGGGTGTGCACTAATTTCTTCCTTCACATTCTCATTTTGCTCATTTGATGCCGATGAACTGGTATGATCCTCGTTAGACGACTCTGATAAGGGAAATTTTTCCATATTAGATAATAACAATTTATGAAAAAAAGTAAGAGTAAGTTTTTTATATAACCTGTGGGTACAAAATGTTGGCGTTTCTCGGAGACAGTGGAAGAGTGCCCAGTAATTTCTTCTGTCACATCCTCCTCATTCTGAGCTAATAAATTTGTATCTTCCTTTTTAACCGACTTTGGTACTGGGGACTTTGCCGTATCGCCCGTGGCTATGACCTCGGAAGAGGTTACAGTAACCATGTATGCACCAACAAGGAGGGCTAATATGGATATGATGACGATGCTAAGAAGCCAAAAGGGATTGTAAAATCCAATTCCGGTTAGGAGCTTTCCTGGGGCTGGGTATTCAAATATTACATTGCCAAACCAGAAATGAAGCATGTAATAAATTGTTGCCGCTACAATACTTAATAGTGTTGCTTTCTTCACTATCTTGGATTCTGAAGGCACGGATCTGACCTTTTTCTGTTCATTTTTATAACACACATGTTAATTCAAATTAGTTCACCAGAAAAAAATATAAGTAAAAATTTATGAAATAATGTTTGGCCAAGATACAGGTAATTCAAGTTGCCAATATTTTAATAAGAATGAGAGAATTAAAGTAGGCAGTGTCTATTACTCCAAGTTCTTGCAAGATCCTCCATTTCTTTTGTGTTTTGGCAACACCAACCGTGCTTAAACTAGCAAGTCCTCCTCTGAATTTCTGAATTTCTGATCATTTAAAATATGAAAGGTTAGAATCACATAGTGTTCAAAATGTTCTCAGGCAGATGTACAACAAAAGAAAGTTATTTTGTTacaaagagtttactttggacAATCGTTACAGGTTTTAAATATTAGTTCATATGCGAGTGAATAATTTTCACACCATTATTCTCATTTAAGGACTAAAAATTACTACAATCGTCATAAAATGTTTTTTTTTGTGTGTGCTCATTTTCAGAGTGCAAGATGATAACAATTTAAGGAGAAAAAAAAGGATCAATCAATCTATGTACCTGTCGCTGCAATTTGTAGAAAGACCTTAACGGAGTATACAGTCAATCCTTTGTTCAAATTCTCCTCGGAAGAGTGTACAATAACTATTTTCTCCAGATTGTCCTCTCCTCTACTAGAGGACCCTGGTGACGAAGGTATTTCCAGATTACCCAAGGCTACAACCTCAGAAGCAGGTGCAAGAACGTTTTTCTTCACATGTAGAGTGTTGGAATTGATCAATTGAGGAAGATAAAAAGGTAAGAGCAATGTTTCTTTATGACCTCTGGTTGCCAAATGTTTGCTTTCTTGAGAGATCTCGAAAGACTTTGCAGTAGGTTCTTCTTTCACAGTATCCTCATTTAGAGCAGACGAATTGGCAGGATCCCTGTTAGCTGAAGACTCCGGTAAGGAAATTTTTTCCATACCGCCCATGGGTGGTGCAACCTCGGAACAGGCTACAATAGATTCTTTCTTCAAGTTGTCCTCATCTGTACGCAATGAATTGGAAGACGGGGTTGTAACTTTTGCTTTTACATTCATCTCATCTGTAGACCCTGATTTAGTATGATCACTGTATAATGACATTTGTTGTTTCTCACATGCGTCCATTCGGGAAGCGGAAATTAGGGGCACTTTCTCAACATCAACTTTTGCTGCAACCTTGGAAGAGGGTACAGTAGTTTCTTCATTCACATTTTCCTCGTCTGAAAGCAGTGACCTGTCACAGGCCTTGTGAAGCGCCTCTGTTTGCTTCTTACATGTGTTCATGTGTGAACTGGAAGCAAGTTTTTCTACATCAACTTCAGCAGCGACTTCGGTAGACAGTGAATTTGTTTGTCCCTTCCCATTGTATTCATCTGTAGCTAATGTCCTCATATCACCCTTATGGAACGATTCTGTATGCATCTGGTATGTGCCTACAGATGAAGTGGAAAAACAGGGCGTTTTGTTTACACTGCCTCTAACTGCAACACCAGGAGATGCTGTAATAGTTTTCTTTTCCTCTTCCTTTTTCGCGTTGTCCTTATCTGCGGTCAATAAATTATGTCCTATTATTGTCAAGAAACATTGCTTTCTTCTGGTAATTATCCATATaagaagaaaaaataaataaagggaACATGTTGAAAATCACCTCTGGCTGCCACCTCCGAAGGTGTAACAGTTTCATGCTCTGACTTGTCCTCCTCTTTAGAACATGAATTTATATGATCCATGTTGGATGACTCTGCTTGCTTATGATAGGTGCCCATACACGGGCTGATAAGCAAAGGCAATTTTTCTACATCTTCTCGAGCTGAGTTCTGAGATGAGACTGTATTGTTTTCTTTCATTCCATATTCCTCATTTGTGTGCGATGAATTGCTTTGATCTTTATTTAACGATTTTGATTCCTTCTGGTTTTTGCTTATACATGGAATGAGAACTGTATGCAGTTTTTCCATATCACCACAGGCTCTTGGTTCAATCTCAGAAGAAGATTGTATATTAACATCATCCATTACACTGTCCTCTCCTGTTGATAATAGATTCGAAAAAATCTTGTTAAATGTTTCCTCTTCTTTCTGGCATGTGTCCATGCGTGAAGTGAAATGTAAGGGCAGTTCAAGCATCCGGTCCTTTCTCTCTTCTTGTGTGAAACTGTTTACTTGCTTTTTAATTCTTTCTTTCTTGTCTTCACTGCATTAATATATATGACATATTCAATTCACAATTTCTAACACCTGAATTCACATTTTTATTAGATTAAgtgatttaaaattaaaattaatctgACCTGAAGTATTTGTAAGCAACTTTAAGAACTTGCAGGCCATCCAGACTTGTAATAGGAGGAAGAACGGGATCAATAACTTTGCGTGTTTCCATGTTGTATAAATTGCCAAGCATCACAGAGACGGTGGAGTCATAAGTGTCTGCATAAACATTCTCAGTCATTGACATACTTCCGGTTGACATCATGAGCTTTAAATCCTGGATTACCACTGTCAAAAGCCCCGAAAAACAGTTGGCAAATGCAACTTTTAAGTCATTAGTATATTCAACATCTGCGATTCCTCTAGTACCGCTTTTTCTTGACATTGCATCGGGCACCTGTTAATCCaataaaatatattcaaaaaCTTCAGAAACAATCGGTACTGATCCTAATTGTTGAGTCCAAACAGGGTAATAACAGACACGAAACAAATAAAGAAATAAAGGAAATCATGCACTTATAGAGAGCTGCTTTTACATACATGTGGCATTGTGAGAGAGTTTCCGGTACCGAAACCAAAAGTGTAAACGGAAATATCGTCAATCTTCGTACTCCCATCCTGCTCAGCACTAGATATCAGAATGATGCCAACCGAACGACAACCTTGTACAAATTTTCGGCCATTGAGAACTTGCAAGGCCATCTTTAAGCCTTGGGAGATATTTGCTCCATCAGCACAAGTAATACCATTGAGCAGATCGAGGATATCCTTCTTGGATTCTTTATTAAGAGTTCGCAGAGCGCACAATCTGTTTGCAACGCCACTGAAAGTTACAACGGAAACACGATCAGTAGGGCCAAGTTTCTTGATCAAGAATTCGGTTGCTTTTTTCTGCTTGTCTAGCCGATCTTTCCTCTTCATGTTTTCACTGATATCCAAAACGATGACCAGATCGAGCCCGTCTCTTTCTTTGGGCTTTCCTTTTCCTGTCAACCAGCATCAAAAATTAGACATTATCTCACTTCTAGCTAGTACTACACCATGCAGTTCATAAAAGAATGCTTATAGAAGAACATTATACATACTATTCTAGATAAACATTATACATATAGATGAAATCTTAAAAGttgaaaaaaaaaaatataaaccTGCAGCGCCATTTTGGATGCTATGTATTTGCTCATCATCGTTGAACGTCATGTTTGCCGAGAAATTTAAAACTAAAGTTGGTTGCATCTGAGCACTTGCATTTCTCGAATGTACTTATAGAAGAAAATATTGCAACGCGTACCAAACTTAcataattttttcttaattttatttACTCGTTCGATATTTAGATATATAATAGGCTTTGACTTGGACTGtgcattttatttatttttttaaaaaaaattattacggagaaaacaaataatattacatataTCTCATTTCATGATACTCGATTCTCTCTTTGTATATTGATTTATTGAACaatgattatatatatatttacattaACATGAGTAATTTATTGTTCGTGAGATGTTTAATGACATTTTTAATGTTACAAGAAattatctggtggatgatttTAATTATATTCGGTTTGCAGGGATGTCCATTAAAATTCGCTAAAACTAATTAACGACACTTGCAGAATATGTGCCCTTCTCGTTATCTTCTCTTATGCagaaaaaaattgaatttttcgTAGTTAGATCGGATGGTATGCAAGAAACGATACACTTTCAAAGATTGTATTGCTAGGTATTATAAATACCAATGATTTCGAAGTGTATATGTTCTTCATTGTGTTGAATATTTTGTATAGCAATTCTGTCGAGCAAGTTATATGTATCATTTaacattaaataaaataaacatatTTTGTATAATTATGTAGTTTCAATTCAAATTAGCTCAGTACATTAAATTATTTGGTATTAACCAAAATTTGATAGTTTACTAACTGTAATTTCTATGTATAATATGAGTATAAATCAACTGAATACTCTTATATTTCAGAAAATTTGTGTATGCCTTAAGAAAGATGCAAAATGTCTGCGTCAACCCAAGCTCTTATGCGTCCATTTGACAATAAGCGACGCCTATAGTTGTTTGACAATAAGCGAcatataaatttaattttatgCGTCAACAGACCATACCATTTGTCAACTAATAGCTACCGCATATATGCTTTAGAC
This window contains:
- the LOC141670735 gene encoding uncharacterized protein LOC141670735 isoform X1; protein product: MTFNDDEQIHSIQNGAAGKGKPKERDGLDLVIVLDISENMKRKDRLDKQKKATEFLIKKLGPTDRVSVVTFSGVANRLCALRTLNKESKKDILDLLNGITCADGANISQGLKMALQVLNGRKFVQGCRSVGIILISSAEQDGSTKIDDISVYTFGFGTGNSLTMPHVPDAMSRKSGTRGIADVEYTNDLKVAFANCFSGLLTVVIQDLKLMMSTGSMSMTENVYADTYDSTVSVMLGNLYNMETRKVIDPVLPPITSLDGLQVLKVAYKYFSEDKKERIKKQVNSFTQEERKDRMLELPLHFTSRMDTCQKEEETFNKIFSNLLSTGEDSVMDDVNIQSSSEIEPRACGDMEKLHTVLIPCISKNQKESKSLNKDQSNSSHTNEEYGMKENNTVSSQNSAREDVEKLPLLISPCMGTYHKQAESSNMDHINSCSKEEDKSEHETVTPSEVAARDKDNAKKEEEKKTITASPGVAVRGSVNKTPCFSTSSVGTYQMHTESFHKGDMRTLATDEYNGKGQTNSLSTEVAAEVDVEKLASSSHMNTCKKQTEALHKACDRSLLSDEENVNEETTVPSSKVAAKVDVEKVPLISASRMDACEKQQMSLYSDHTKSGSTDEMNVKAKVTTPSSNSLRTDEDNLKKESIVACSEVAPPMGGMEKISLPESSANRDPANSSALNEDTVKEEPTAKSFEISQESKHLATRGHKETLLLPFYLPQLINSNTLHVKKNVLAPASEVVALGNLEIPSSPGSSSRGEDNLEKIVIVHSSEENLNKGLTVYSVKVFLQIAATEIQKFRGGLASLSTVGVAKTQKKWRILQELGKKVRSVPSESKIVKKATLLSIVAATIYYMLHFWFGNVIFEYPAPGKLLTGIGFYNPFWLLSIVIISILALLVGAYMVTVTSSEVIATGDTAKSPVPKSVKKEDTNLLAQNEEDVTEEITGHSSTVSEKRQHFVPTESSNEDHTSSSASNEQNENVKEEISAHPYTPSQKHPGSVPTEIKTFRARLAGFSTCIAITQNIWRSLQEHGNTIRNLPLKSKTMKDKITIPTSEEVSPRHNTKEFSSAESFSIDHFESEHSDKENVMEEPITTSSEVIAKGDHTDSSTPNEDSVKEEPIANSSKVSHQSKCLSTRIYIKTLALPCYLSKLIFSITSHVIKNVSPESSNKDHHSSLGSKEEVPPPVELSDKNHIASLRTNEINVKRDASVSSSEAVTTSNSDNGKKEAYVPSSKVVTTSNSEVRSSEESSDKVHTDSSSPNNHNGNEGTTAPYPKVSDERQHFAVGDYFKKLLLIFHLPKLSLSLTMSVMKKATAYSSKVFAMGDMKKFSLPDSSKKNHKNSLVSNSENVMQEINTLEDNLEKEASVHASRVVATGNMKILFLRPSSPNEENVKKGLTVDSSQVLQEGEHFAATENQKFRRGLTGLIRGVVAITQKLWRSLQDFGKTVRSMPSESQTVKKATLLSIVAVTIYYMLCVCFGKVIFEYPAPGKVLTGTGFYNPFWLLSIVIISILALLVGAYKVTVTYSEVIATSDTAKCPVPKSFNKDDTNLLAPNDKDVTEEITGPSSTVSQKRQPFVPTESSNENHTSSSASNEQNENVKEEISAHPSTPSQKHPGSVPTEIKIFRARLAGFSTCVAITQNIWRSMQEHGNTIRNLLLKSKTMKKAALLSVGLAMLTYIVSGCFGNATLRDLAPGNC
- the LOC141670735 gene encoding uncharacterized protein LOC141670735 isoform X3; this translates as MTFNDDEQIHSIQNGAAGKGKPKERDGLDLVIVLDISENMKRKDRLDKQKKATEFLIKKLGPTDRVSVVTFSGVANRLCALRTLNKESKKDILDLLNGITCADGANISQGLKMALQVLNGRKFVQGCRSVGIILISSAEQDGSTKIDDISVYTFGFGTGNSLTMPHVPDAMSRKSGTRGIADVEYTNDLKVAFANCFSGLLTVVIQDLKLMMSTGSMSMTENVYADTYDSTVSVMLGNLYNMETRKVIDPVLPPITSLDGLQVLKVAYKYFSEDKKERIKKQVNSFTQEERKDRMLELPLHFTSRMDTCQKEEETFNKIFSNLLSTGEDSVMDDVNIQSSSEIEPRACGDMEKLHTVLIPCISKNQKESKSLNKDQSNSSHTNEEYGMKENNTVSSQNSAREDVEKLPLLISPCMGTYHKQAESSNMDHINSCSKEEDKSEHETVTPSEVAARDKDNAKKEEEKKTITASPGVAVRGSVNKTPCFSTSSVGTYQMHTESFHKGDMRTLATDEYNGKGQTNSLSTEVAAEVDVEKLASSSHMNTCKKQTEALHKACDRSLLSDEENVNEETTVPSSKVAAKVDVEKVPLISASRMDACEKQQMSLYSDHTKSGSTDEMNVKAKVTTPSSNSLRTDEDNLKKESIVACSEVAPPMGGMEKISLPESSANRDPANSSALNEDTVKEEPTAKSFEISQESKHLATRGHKETLLLPFYLPQLINSNTLHVKKNVLAPASEVVALGNLEIPSSPGSSSRGEDNLEKIVIVHSSEENLNKGLTVYSVKVFLQIAATEIQKFRGGLASLSTVGVAKTQKKWRILQELGKKVRSVPSESKIVKKATLLSIVAATIYYMLHFWFGNVIFEYPAPGKLLTGIGFYNPFWLLSIVIISILALLVGAYMVTVTSSEVIATGDTAKSPVPKSVKKEDTNLLAQNEEDVTEEITGHSSTVSEKRQHFVPTESSNEDHTSSSASNEQNENVKEEISAHPYTPSQKHPEIKTFRARLAGFSTCIAITQNIWRSLQEHGNTIRNLPLKSKTMKDKITIPTSEEVSPRHNTKEFSSAESFSIDHFESEHSDKENVMEEPITTSSEVIAKGDHTDSSTPNEDSVKEEPIANSSKVSHQSKCLSTRIYIKTLALPCYLSKLIFSITSHVIKNVSPESSNKDHHSSLGSKEEVPPPVELSDKNHIASLRTNEINVKRDASVSSSEAVTTSNSDNGKKEAYVPSSKVVTTSNSEVRSSEESSDKVHTDSSSPNNHNGNEGTTAPYPKVSDERQHFAVGDYFKKLLLIFHLPKLSLSLTMSVMKKATAYSSKVFAMGDMKKFSLPDSSKKNHKNSLVSNSENVMQEINTLEDNLEKEASVHASRVVATGNMKILFLRPSSPNEENVKKGLTVDSSQVLQEGEHFAATENQKFRRGLTGLIRGVVAITQKLWRSLQDFGKTVRSMPSESQTVKKATLLSIVAVTIYYMLCVCFGKVIFEYPAPGKVLTGTGFYNPFWLLSIVIISILALLVGAYKVTVTYSEVIATSDTAKCPVPKSFNKDDTNLLAPNDKDVTEEITGPSSTVSQKRQPFVPTESSNENHTSSSASNEQNENVKEEISAHPSTPSQKHPGSVPTEIKIFRARLAGFSTCVAITQNIWRSMQEHGNTIRNLLLKSKTMKKAALLSVGLAMLTYIVSGCFGNATLRDLAPGNC
- the LOC141670735 gene encoding uncharacterized protein LOC141670735 isoform X2, which encodes MTFNDDEQIHSIQNGAAGKGKPKERDGLDLVIVLDISENMKRKDRLDKQKKATEFLIKKLGPTDRVSVVTFSGVANRLCALRTLNKESKKDILDLLNGITCADGANISQGLKMALQVLNGRKFVQGCRSVGIILISSAEQDGSTKIDDISVYTFGFGTGNSLTMPHVPDAMSRKSGTRGIADVEYTNDLKVAFANCFSGLLTVVIQDLKLMMSTGSMSMTENVYADTYDSTVSVMLGNLYNMETRKVIDPVLPPITSLDGLQVLKVAYKYFSEDKKERIKKQVNSFTQEERKDRMLELPLHFTSRMDTCQKEEETFNKIFSNLLSTGEDSVMDDVNIQSSSEIEPRACGDMEKLHTVLIPCISKNQKESKSLNKDQSNSSHTNEEYGMKENNTVSSQNSAREDVEKLPLLISPCMGTYHKQAESSNMDHINSCSKEEDKSEHETVTPSEVAARDKDNAKKEEEKKTITASPGVAVRGSVNKTPCFSTSSVGTYQMHTESFHKGDMRTLATDEYNGKGQTNSLSTEVAAEVDVEKLASSSHMNTCKKQTEALHKACDRSLLSDEENVNEETTVPSSKVAAKVDVEKVPLISASRMDACEKQQMSLYSDHTKSGSTDEMNVKAKVTTPSSNSLRTDEDNLKKESIVACSEVAPPMGGMEKISLPESSANRDPANSSALNEDTVKEEPTAKSFEISQESKHLATRGHKETLLLPFYLPQLINSNTLHVKKNVLAPASEVVALGNLEIPSSPGSSSRGEDNLEKIVIVHSSEENLNKGLTVYSVKVFLQIAATEIQKFRGGLASLSTVGVAKTQKKWRILQELGKKVRSVPSESKIVKKATLLSIVAATIYYMLHFWFGNVIFEYPAPGKLLTGIGFYNPFWLLSIVIISILALLVGAYMVTVTSSEVIATGDTAKSPVPKSVKKEDTNLLAQNEEDVTEEITGHSSTVSEKRQHFVPTESSNEDHTSSSASNEQNENVKEEISAHPYTPSQKHPGSVPTEIKTFRARLAGFSTCIAITQNIWRSLQEHGNTIRNLPLKSKTMKDKITIPTSEEVSPRHNTKEFSSAESFSIDHFESEHSDKENVMEEPITTSSEVIAKGDHTDSSTPNEDSVKEEPIANSSKVSHQSKCLSTRIYIKTLALPCYLSKLIFSITSHVIKNVSPESSNKDHHSSLGSKEEVPPPVELSDKNHIASLRTNEINVKRDASVSSSEAVTTSNSDNGKKEAYVPSSKVVTTSNSEVRSSEESSDKVHTDSSSPNNHNGNEGTTAPYPKVSDERQHFAVGDYFKKLLLIFHLPKLSLSLTMSVMKKATAYSSKVFAMGDMKKFSLPDSSKKNHKNSLVSNSENVMQEINTLEDNLEKEASVHASRVVATGNMKILFLRPSSPNEENVKKGLTVDSSQVLQEGEHFAATENQKFRRGLTGLIRGVVAITQKLWRSLQDFGKTVRSMPSESQTVKKATLLSIVAVTIYYMLCVCFGKVIFEYPAPGKVLTGTGFYNPFWLLSIVIISILALLVGAYKVTVTYSEVIATSDTAKCPVPKSFNKDDTNLLAPNDKDVTEEITGPSSTVSQKRQPFVPTESSNENHTSSSASNEQNENVKEEISAHPSTPSQKHPEIKIFRARLAGFSTCVAITQNIWRSMQEHGNTIRNLLLKSKTMKKAALLSVGLAMLTYIVSGCFGNATLRDLAPGNC